The Exiguobacterium mexicanum genome includes a window with the following:
- the speE gene encoding polyamine aminopropyltransferase — translation MDQKLKLWFTEHQTEDYGITFRVNHVYESEQTEFQRLEMVETDEFGTMLLLDGMVMTTDKDEFVYHEMVAHVPLFTHPNPKHVLVVGGGDGGVIREIMKHPSVEKAVLVDIDGKVIEYSKKYLPNIAGELDNPRVEVIVGDGFMHIAESENEYDVIMVDSTEPVGPAANLFTKGFYAGISRALKDDGIFVAQTDNPWFTPELIQTVQRDVKEIFPITKLYTANVPTYPSGMWTFTIGSKQYDPEQVPAERFHDIETKYYTPKLHNAAFVLPKFVEDLTK, via the coding sequence ATGGACCAAAAATTAAAATTATGGTTTACGGAGCACCAAACAGAAGATTACGGAATCACGTTCCGTGTAAACCACGTTTATGAGAGCGAACAAACGGAGTTTCAACGACTAGAAATGGTCGAAACGGACGAGTTCGGAACAATGTTGTTGCTTGACGGAATGGTCATGACGACGGATAAGGACGAATTCGTCTATCACGAGATGGTGGCTCACGTCCCACTCTTCACACACCCGAATCCGAAGCATGTGCTCGTTGTCGGTGGCGGAGACGGTGGCGTCATCCGTGAGATTATGAAACACCCATCAGTCGAAAAAGCAGTTCTCGTCGACATCGACGGGAAAGTCATTGAATATTCGAAGAAATACTTACCAAATATCGCAGGTGAACTCGACAACCCGCGTGTTGAAGTCATCGTCGGTGACGGCTTCATGCATATCGCCGAATCAGAGAACGAGTATGACGTCATCATGGTCGACTCGACAGAACCGGTCGGCCCAGCGGCCAACTTGTTCACAAAAGGATTCTACGCCGGCATCTCGAGAGCGCTCAAAGACGACGGCATTTTCGTCGCGCAGACGGACAACCCATGGTTCACGCCAGAGCTCATCCAAACGGTTCAACGTGACGTGAAAGAGATTTTCCCAATCACGAAGCTCTACACGGCCAACGTACCGACGTATCCGAGCGGCATGTGGACGTTCACGATCGGCTCGAAGCAGTACGACCCAGAACAAGTGCCGGCCGAGCGTTTCCACGACATCGAGACGAAGTACTATACGCCGAAGCTTCACAATGCGGCCTTCGTCCTTCCGAAATTTGTGGAGGACTTGACGAAATGA